In Bradyrhizobium sp. 1(2017), one DNA window encodes the following:
- a CDS encoding anhydro-N-acetylmuramic acid kinase → MMLTALGLMSGTSLDGVDVALIETDGKQVKAFGPSGYRPYGPTEREVLRRALSEAVHLPQRDARPGVLAEAERAVTWAHAEAVAAFIAQNRMKPEDIDIVGFHGQTVLHRPERRLTVQIGDAPALAKAIHIPVMFDFRAADVEAGGQGAPLVPVYHRALAQSLEREGPIVVVNIGGVSNITYIDGNDTLIACDTGPGNALLDDFMYRTMNQAFDAEGKFAALGKADQAWIARALELPFFAAPPPKSLDRNDFAALRLADVPPADGAATLTAFTAAAIARIIPLLPRRPRSWIVCGGGARNLTMLRMLRERVGSATVEAAETLGWASDAIEAQAFGFLAARGLKGLPLSYPATTGVPMPMTGGVIARP, encoded by the coding sequence ATGATGTTGACGGCACTCGGTTTGATGAGCGGCACCTCGCTGGACGGGGTGGATGTCGCGCTGATCGAGACCGATGGAAAGCAGGTCAAGGCGTTCGGACCGTCGGGGTACCGGCCTTATGGTCCGACAGAGCGCGAGGTGCTGCGCCGGGCGCTGAGCGAGGCCGTGCATTTGCCGCAGCGCGATGCCCGGCCGGGCGTGCTGGCCGAGGCCGAGCGTGCGGTGACGTGGGCTCATGCCGAGGCGGTCGCGGCCTTCATCGCCCAGAACCGGATGAAGCCGGAGGATATCGATATCGTCGGCTTTCACGGCCAGACCGTGCTGCACCGCCCCGAGCGGCGGCTGACGGTGCAGATCGGCGATGCCCCCGCACTGGCCAAGGCAATCCATATTCCGGTGATGTTTGATTTCCGCGCCGCCGACGTCGAGGCCGGCGGGCAGGGCGCGCCCCTCGTACCCGTCTACCACCGCGCGCTGGCCCAGTCGCTGGAACGCGAGGGCCCGATCGTCGTGGTCAATATCGGCGGCGTCTCCAACATCACCTATATCGACGGTAACGACACGCTGATCGCCTGCGACACCGGTCCCGGCAACGCGCTGCTCGACGATTTCATGTACCGCACCATGAACCAGGCGTTCGATGCGGAAGGAAAGTTCGCAGCGCTCGGCAAGGCCGATCAGGCCTGGATAGCGCGGGCGCTGGAGCTGCCGTTCTTCGCAGCGCCACCGCCAAAGTCGCTCGACCGCAACGATTTTGCCGCGCTGAGGCTTGCCGACGTCCCGCCGGCCGACGGTGCGGCGACGCTCACGGCCTTCACCGCGGCCGCGATCGCCCGCATCATTCCACTGTTGCCGCGGCGGCCGCGCAGCTGGATCGTCTGCGGCGGCGGCGCCCGCAATCTCACCATGCTGCGCATGCTGCGAGAGCGCGTGGGGTCGGCAACCGTCGAGGCCGCCGAGACGCTCGGCTGGGCTTCCGACGCCATCGAGGCGCAGGCGTTCGGCTTCCTCGCCGCCCGCGGCCTGAAGGGGCTGCCGCTGTCCTATCCGGCGACCACGGGGGTGCCGATGCCGATGACGGGCGGGGTGATCGCGCGGCCCTGA
- a CDS encoding methyl-accepting chemotaxis protein has protein sequence MKLLSHFKIRTKLASMVCLAALTVTAIIVVSAVLSKSRMVEDRVQQMRTAVDLLHNYAQSLQDEVTAGKLTQTEAKGLFHQRGRRMSFNGGQGYPVVYNADTSLLINGANQQLEGKITGAKDSNGVLIADAIIKAGAETAQGGVTSYLYPRPGQTEPVRKTVFTRKFAPWNVTISYGLYVDDIDADVRALTLELGAIGIGLMLLMAALSWLIARDVLGALDRQKNRMQEISDGAIDRPVEETYRGDEIGRMAETLEVLRQTALTARNLEAAQVATKARSEQEKRDALIALADRFDASVGQLVGLMASGSGELESTAKSMSSTAEGTNRRAAVVGSAATEASQRVQTVAAAAEELSSSITEISRQVAQSAEVTGRAVDSARRTDTIVRALSDGAQQIEHVAELISSIAAQTNLLALNATIEAARAGEAGRGFAVVASEVKSLASQTAEATREIGDKIAQIQGATKEAVDAIGGITATIEEVSRIATSIGAAIEEQGAATAEIARSVSQTAEATREVTTNIGAVGTAANETGNAADMVLAAASNLSKQAEQLSGEVGTFLAGVRAA, from the coding sequence ATGAAGCTGCTGAGTCATTTCAAGATCCGCACCAAGCTCGCCAGCATGGTCTGCCTCGCGGCGCTCACGGTTACGGCCATCATCGTTGTATCGGCCGTGCTGAGCAAGAGCCGCATGGTGGAGGATCGCGTCCAGCAGATGCGGACCGCGGTGGACCTCCTCCATAATTACGCTCAATCGCTCCAGGACGAGGTGACCGCCGGCAAGCTCACGCAAACCGAGGCCAAGGGCCTGTTCCACCAGCGCGGCCGCCGCATGAGCTTCAACGGCGGCCAGGGCTACCCCGTCGTTTACAACGCGGACACCTCCCTCCTCATCAACGGCGCCAACCAGCAGCTCGAAGGCAAGATCACCGGCGCCAAGGACTCCAACGGCGTCCTGATCGCCGACGCCATCATCAAGGCCGGCGCCGAGACTGCGCAGGGCGGCGTGACCTCCTATCTCTATCCCCGCCCCGGTCAGACCGAGCCGGTTCGCAAGACCGTGTTCACGCGCAAATTCGCGCCCTGGAACGTGACGATCAGCTACGGCCTCTATGTCGACGACATCGATGCCGACGTGCGCGCGCTGACGCTGGAGCTCGGCGCCATCGGCATCGGCCTGATGCTGCTGATGGCGGCGCTGTCCTGGCTGATTGCCCGCGACGTGCTTGGCGCCCTCGACCGCCAGAAGAACCGCATGCAGGAGATCTCCGACGGCGCTATCGACAGGCCGGTCGAGGAGACCTATCGCGGCGACGAAATCGGCCGCATGGCCGAGACGCTCGAAGTGCTCAGGCAAACCGCACTGACGGCCCGGAACCTGGAAGCCGCGCAAGTCGCCACCAAGGCGCGCAGCGAGCAGGAGAAGCGCGACGCCCTGATCGCGCTGGCCGACCGCTTCGATGCCTCCGTCGGCCAGCTCGTCGGCCTGATGGCATCCGGCTCCGGCGAACTCGAGAGCACTGCCAAGTCGATGTCCTCCACCGCCGAGGGCACCAACCGCCGTGCCGCCGTGGTCGGCTCGGCCGCCACCGAAGCCAGCCAGCGCGTCCAGACGGTCGCCGCGGCCGCCGAAGAGCTGTCCTCCTCCATCACCGAGATCAGCCGTCAGGTCGCGCAGTCCGCCGAAGTCACGGGGCGCGCGGTCGACAGTGCCCGCCGCACCGATACGATCGTGCGCGCGCTGTCGGACGGCGCCCAGCAGATCGAGCATGTCGCCGAGCTGATCTCCAGCATCGCGGCCCAGACCAACCTGCTGGCGCTCAACGCCACCATCGAGGCCGCGCGCGCGGGCGAAGCCGGTCGCGGCTTTGCGGTCGTCGCCTCCGAGGTGAAGTCGCTGGCAAGCCAGACCGCGGAAGCCACCCGCGAGATCGGCGACAAGATCGCCCAGATCCAGGGCGCGACCAAGGAGGCCGTGGATGCGATCGGCGGCATCACCGCCACCATCGAGGAGGTCAGCCGCATCGCCACCTCGATCGGCGCCGCGATCGAGGAGCAAGGCGCCGCCACCGCCGAGATCGCCCGCAGCGTCTCGCAGACCGCGGAGGCGACAAGGGAGGTCACGACCAATATCGGCGCGGTCGGCACCGCCGCGAACGAGACCGGCAATGCCGCCGACATGGTGCTCGCGGCGGCTTCAAACCTCTCCAAGCAGGCCGAGCAGCTCTCCGGCGAAGTCGGCACGTTCCTCGCAGGCGTGCGCGCGGCGTAG
- a CDS encoding cysteine desulfurase family protein: protein MPTRVYLDWNATTPLRAEARAAMLAAYDLIGNPSSVHAEGREARRLVEDARAALAAAVGALPRNVVFTSAGTEANALALAPGLRSPSSGPVERLLVSAVEHASVLAGGRFLAERTKLIPVRRSGVVDLEHLKAQLAGGPPALVSIMAGNNETGALQPIAEAARIVHEAGGLLHVDAIQALGKIPFDIRDIGADLATFSAHKIGGPKGVGALAVAEGLAGLEPVLRGGGQELNRRAGTENVAGIAGFGAAVKRALQTLPEDLERMASLRDHLENGLRAIAGATIFANDVERLPNTVLFTAPGLKAETAVIGFDLAGVAVSSGSACSSGKVQPSHVLSAMGYDPAVAQGAVRLSLGWSTEPDDINRALEAWRKLGNSLLKD, encoded by the coding sequence ATGCCGACCCGGGTCTATCTCGACTGGAACGCGACCACGCCGCTCCGCGCTGAGGCGCGGGCCGCGATGCTGGCTGCATACGACCTGATCGGGAATCCATCCTCGGTCCACGCCGAGGGGCGCGAGGCGCGGCGCCTGGTCGAGGACGCCCGTGCCGCACTCGCTGCAGCCGTGGGGGCGCTGCCGCGGAACGTCGTCTTCACCTCCGCCGGAACCGAAGCCAATGCGCTGGCGCTGGCGCCCGGGCTGCGCAGTCCATCGAGCGGGCCGGTCGAACGGCTTCTGGTCTCGGCCGTCGAGCATGCCTCGGTGCTGGCGGGCGGCCGATTCCTGGCGGAGCGGACCAAGTTGATTCCCGTCAGGCGTTCGGGCGTGGTCGACCTTGAACATCTGAAGGCTCAGCTCGCCGGCGGTCCCCCGGCGCTGGTCTCGATCATGGCAGGCAACAACGAGACGGGCGCGCTCCAGCCGATCGCGGAGGCGGCGCGGATCGTTCATGAGGCCGGTGGTCTCCTGCATGTCGACGCGATCCAGGCGCTCGGAAAAATCCCTTTCGATATCAGAGATATAGGCGCAGACCTTGCGACCTTTTCTGCGCACAAGATCGGCGGCCCCAAAGGTGTCGGTGCGCTGGCGGTAGCGGAAGGGCTCGCCGGGCTGGAGCCGGTGCTGCGAGGCGGCGGGCAGGAGCTCAACCGCAGGGCGGGAACGGAGAATGTCGCCGGGATCGCCGGCTTTGGTGCGGCGGTCAAAAGGGCGCTTCAGACTCTTCCGGAAGATCTGGAGCGGATGGCAAGCCTCAGAGATCATTTGGAAAATGGCCTTCGGGCCATTGCCGGGGCGACCATCTTTGCAAACGATGTCGAGCGGTTGCCCAATACCGTCCTGTTCACCGCACCCGGCCTGAAGGCGGAGACGGCGGTGATCGGCTTTGACCTCGCAGGCGTGGCGGTGTCGTCCGGCTCCGCCTGTTCCTCCGGGAAGGTTCAGCCGTCCCATGTCCTCTCGGCCATGGGCTACGATCCTGCGGTCGCCCAGGGAGCGGTGCGTCTCAGTCTGGGCTGGTCCACGGAACCAGATGACATCAATAGGGCGTTAGAGGCTTGGCGAAAGCTCGGTAATAGCCTACTTAAGGACTAA
- the tyrS gene encoding tyrosine--tRNA ligase produces MTAFKSDFLNILQERGFIHQCSDFEGLDALAAKGEATAYVGYDCTARSLHIGNYLTMMMLHWLQQSGNKPITLMGGGTTMVGDPSGKDETRAMRTVAEIEANKESIRGVFAKVLRYGDGKSDAVMLDNAEWLTKLNWIEMLRDVGRHFSVNRMLTMDSVRLRLEREQEMSFIEFNYMVCQAYDFVELAKRTGCKLQMGGSDQWGNIIMGVDLGRRMGTHQLFALTTPLLTTASGAKMGKTAQGAVWLNADQFSPYDFWQYWRNTEDADVGKFLKLFTTLPMAEIKKLEALGGSEINEAKKVLATEATALLHGRDAANEAAETARRTFEEGALAESLPTVEIPRGELDAGLGVLNAFVKAGLVASNGEARRQIKGGGLRVNDEPVGDEKMALSVANLTPEGVIKLSFGKKKHVLIRPA; encoded by the coding sequence ATGACTGCATTTAAATCGGATTTCCTCAATATCCTGCAGGAACGTGGTTTCATCCACCAGTGCTCCGATTTCGAGGGGCTGGACGCGCTCGCCGCCAAGGGCGAAGCGACCGCCTATGTCGGCTACGATTGCACCGCCCGCTCGCTGCATATCGGCAACTATCTGACCATGATGATGCTGCACTGGCTCCAGCAGTCCGGCAACAAGCCGATCACGCTGATGGGCGGCGGCACCACCATGGTGGGCGATCCCTCCGGCAAGGACGAGACGCGCGCGATGCGCACCGTCGCCGAGATCGAAGCCAACAAGGAATCGATCCGCGGCGTGTTCGCAAAGGTGCTGCGCTACGGCGATGGCAAGAGCGACGCCGTCATGCTCGACAATGCGGAGTGGCTGACCAAGCTCAACTGGATCGAGATGCTGCGCGACGTCGGCCGGCATTTCTCGGTCAACCGCATGCTGACCATGGACTCCGTGCGGCTGCGCCTCGAGCGCGAGCAGGAGATGAGCTTCATCGAGTTCAACTACATGGTCTGCCAGGCCTACGACTTCGTCGAGCTTGCCAAGCGCACCGGCTGCAAATTGCAGATGGGCGGCTCGGACCAGTGGGGCAACATCATCATGGGCGTCGATCTCGGCCGCCGCATGGGCACGCACCAGCTGTTCGCGCTGACGACGCCGCTGCTGACGACCGCGTCCGGCGCCAAGATGGGCAAGACCGCGCAGGGGGCGGTGTGGCTCAATGCCGACCAGTTCTCGCCGTATGATTTCTGGCAGTACTGGCGCAACACCGAGGACGCCGACGTCGGCAAATTTTTGAAGCTGTTCACGACGCTGCCTATGGCTGAGATCAAGAAGCTCGAGGCGCTCGGCGGCTCGGAGATCAACGAGGCCAAGAAGGTGCTCGCGACCGAGGCCACCGCGCTGCTGCACGGCCGCGATGCCGCGAACGAAGCCGCTGAAACCGCGCGGCGGACCTTCGAGGAAGGCGCGCTCGCCGAAAGCCTGCCGACGGTGGAAATTCCGCGTGGCGAACTCGACGCGGGTCTCGGCGTGCTTAACGCCTTCGTCAAGGCAGGCTTGGTTGCCTCCAACGGCGAAGCCCGGCGCCAGATCAAGGGCGGCGGCCTGCGCGTCAACGACGAGCCGGTCGGCGACGAGAAGATGGCGCTGTCCGTTGCCAATCTGACGCCGGAGGGCGTGATCAAGCTGTCCTTCGGCAAGAAGAAGCACGTGCTGATCCGGCCTGCATAG
- a CDS encoding glutathione S-transferase family protein yields MTASLKLISHKLCPYVQRAVVALEEKGVPFERIDIDLAAKPDWFLKLSPLGKVPVLVVTTDKGEVALFESNVICEYIEETQGGARLHPADPLKRAEHRAWMEFGSAILGDLWGLETTTDPATFESKRQALAAKFARVEAALGQGPYFAGDAFSLVDAVFAPIFRYFDVFDELTELGVFADLPKVRAWRTALAKRPSVRAAVGADYPQLLRAFLVRYDAHLLKLAA; encoded by the coding sequence ATGACCGCTTCACTGAAACTGATCAGCCACAAGCTTTGCCCCTATGTGCAGCGCGCCGTGGTCGCGCTGGAGGAGAAGGGCGTACCGTTCGAGCGGATCGATATCGATCTCGCCGCCAAGCCCGACTGGTTCCTGAAACTGTCGCCGCTCGGCAAGGTGCCGGTGCTGGTGGTGACGACAGACAAGGGCGAGGTCGCGTTGTTCGAAAGCAACGTTATCTGCGAGTACATCGAGGAGACGCAGGGCGGCGCCAGGTTGCATCCGGCCGATCCGTTGAAGCGCGCCGAGCATCGCGCCTGGATGGAATTCGGCTCTGCCATCCTCGGCGACCTCTGGGGGCTGGAAACGACGACCGACCCAGCAACGTTCGAGAGCAAGCGTCAGGCGCTGGCCGCAAAGTTCGCTCGCGTGGAGGCGGCGTTGGGCCAAGGGCCTTATTTTGCCGGCGATGCATTCAGCCTGGTCGACGCGGTGTTTGCCCCGATCTTCCGCTACTTCGATGTGTTCGATGAACTGACTGAGCTCGGGGTCTTCGCCGATCTGCCCAAGGTCCGCGCGTGGCGAACGGCGCTCGCAAAGCGTCCGAGCGTGCGTGCCGCGGTCGGCGCGGACTATCCGCAATTGCTGCGCGCCTTCCTCGTCCGCTACGACGCGCATCTGCTCAAGCTCGCGGCCTGA
- a CDS encoding alpha/beta hydrolase, translating into MPEVIFTGPAGRLEGRYHPAKQKNAPIAMILHPHPQFHGTMNHQIVYQCYYAFAHRGFSVLRFNFRGVGRSQGSFDHGTGELSDAAAALDWAQTINPEARACWVAGFSFGAWIGMQLLMRRPEVEGFISIAPPANLYDFSFLAPCPSSGLIVHGEKDAVVPPKDVNTLVEKLKTQKGIVIDQQVIPGANHFFDAKLEPLMETITAYLDMRLANVR; encoded by the coding sequence ATGCCTGAAGTCATTTTCACCGGCCCTGCTGGCCGCCTCGAAGGCCGCTATCATCCGGCCAAGCAGAAGAACGCGCCGATCGCGATGATCCTGCATCCGCATCCGCAGTTCCACGGCACGATGAATCATCAGATCGTGTACCAGTGCTACTACGCCTTCGCGCATCGCGGCTTCTCCGTGCTGCGCTTCAATTTCCGCGGCGTCGGCCGCAGCCAGGGCTCGTTCGACCACGGCACCGGCGAATTGTCGGATGCGGCGGCCGCGCTCGACTGGGCGCAGACCATCAATCCGGAGGCGCGCGCCTGCTGGGTCGCCGGCTTCTCCTTCGGCGCCTGGATCGGCATGCAGCTCCTGATGCGTCGCCCCGAGGTCGAGGGCTTCATCTCGATCGCGCCGCCGGCCAACCTCTACGACTTCTCCTTCCTTGCGCCCTGCCCGTCTTCGGGCCTGATCGTCCATGGCGAGAAGGACGCGGTGGTGCCGCCGAAGGACGTCAACACGCTGGTCGAGAAGCTGAAGACGCAGAAGGGCATCGTGATCGACCAGCAGGTCATCCCCGGCGCCAATCACTTCTTCGACGCCAAGCTCGAGCCGCTGATGGAGACCATCACGGCCTATCTCGACATGCGGCTGGCGAACGTTCGCTGA
- a CDS encoding DMT family transporter, whose amino-acid sequence MSQSLAWLMLVIAGALDVGWAISMKYAEGYTRVGWSIVSLVLLAAFVFLLGRALKVLEVGVAYSVGTGIGAAGTFVMGVVLFGETLSAMKLAGIALVLMGIVALKLA is encoded by the coding sequence ATGTCGCAATCTCTGGCCTGGCTGATGCTGGTGATCGCCGGTGCGCTCGACGTCGGCTGGGCGATCTCGATGAAGTACGCGGAAGGCTATACGCGCGTGGGCTGGAGCATCGTCTCGCTGGTGCTGCTCGCCGCCTTCGTCTTCCTGCTCGGACGCGCGCTGAAAGTGCTGGAGGTCGGCGTCGCCTATTCGGTGGGGACTGGCATTGGTGCGGCCGGCACCTTCGTCATGGGCGTCGTGCTGTTCGGCGAGACCTTGAGCGCGATGAAGCTTGCCGGCATCGCTCTCGTGCTGATGGGAATTGTGGCGCTCAAGCTGGCTTGA
- a CDS encoding DoxX family protein, whose product MNFPYLTRFQPVLLSLFRFITGLLLFQYGIAKLFKFPAVPMFAKVELMSIYGAAGTLELVLGGLLMVGLFSRLAAFILSGEMAFAYFMGHMFRGEAPVFLPLLNGGTAAILFCFACLYLSAAGAGPISVDAALGNESESSGGAFARR is encoded by the coding sequence ATGAACTTTCCTTATCTCACTCGCTTTCAACCGGTTCTCTTGAGCCTGTTTCGCTTCATCACCGGCCTGTTGCTGTTCCAGTACGGCATCGCCAAGCTGTTCAAGTTTCCGGCTGTTCCGATGTTCGCAAAAGTCGAATTGATGTCGATTTACGGCGCGGCGGGCACGCTTGAACTGGTGCTTGGCGGGCTGTTGATGGTCGGCCTGTTCTCGCGGCTTGCGGCCTTCATCCTGTCCGGTGAGATGGCTTTCGCCTACTTCATGGGACACATGTTCAGGGGCGAAGCGCCGGTCTTCCTGCCGCTGCTCAACGGCGGCACCGCGGCGATCCTGTTCTGCTTCGCCTGCCTTTATCTGTCGGCGGCAGGCGCAGGCCCGATCAGCGTCGATGCGGCGTTGGGCAATGAAAGCGAATCGTCCGGCGGTGCATTCGCACGGCGCTGA
- the sufB gene encoding Fe-S cluster assembly protein SufB, whose amino-acid sequence MPAVQETVERVKRIDVDQYRYGFETLIDTEKAPKGLSEEIVKFISQKKNEPAWMLQWRLEAYRRWLTMTEPTWARVDYPKIDFQDLYYYAAPKPKKTVTSLDEIDPEILKTYEKLGIPLREVAMLEGVEPKPGEEDPARRKIAVDAVFDSVSVATTFKAELKKAGVIFMPISEAIREHPELVQKYLGSVVPTSDNFYATLNSAVFSDGSFVYVPPGVRCPMELSTYFRINERNTGQFERTLIIADKGSYVSYLEGCTAPQRDENQLHAAVVELVALDDAEIKYSTVQNWYPGNSEGKGGIYNFVTKRGDCRGANSKISWTQVETGSAITWKYPSCILRGDNSRGEFYSIAISNGFQQVDSGTKMIHLGKNTSSRIISKGIAAGKSQNTYRGLVTAHRKATGARNFTACDSLLIGDKCGAHTVPYIEAKNSSATFEHEATTSKISEDVLFYCVQRGLSQEEAVGLVVNGFVKDVLQQLPMEFAVEAQKLISISLEGSVG is encoded by the coding sequence ATGCCAGCCGTACAAGAGACGGTCGAGCGCGTGAAGCGCATCGACGTCGACCAGTATCGTTATGGGTTTGAAACCCTGATCGACACCGAGAAGGCCCCCAAGGGGCTGTCGGAAGAGATCGTAAAGTTCATCTCGCAGAAAAAGAACGAACCCGCCTGGATGCTCCAGTGGCGGCTCGAGGCCTATCGGCGCTGGCTGACCATGACCGAGCCGACCTGGGCACGCGTCGACTATCCCAAGATCGACTTCCAGGACCTCTATTATTACGCGGCGCCGAAGCCGAAGAAGACGGTCACCTCGCTCGACGAGATCGATCCGGAGATCCTCAAGACCTACGAGAAGCTCGGCATTCCCTTGCGGGAAGTCGCCATGCTCGAAGGCGTCGAGCCGAAGCCCGGCGAGGAAGATCCGGCCCGCCGCAAGATCGCGGTCGATGCCGTCTTCGATTCGGTTTCGGTCGCGACCACCTTCAAGGCGGAGCTGAAGAAGGCCGGCGTGATCTTCATGCCGATTTCGGAGGCGATCCGCGAGCATCCTGAACTCGTGCAGAAATATCTCGGCTCGGTGGTTCCGACCTCGGACAATTTCTATGCGACGCTGAACTCGGCGGTGTTTTCCGACGGCTCGTTCGTCTACGTGCCGCCGGGCGTGCGCTGCCCGATGGAGCTGTCGACCTATTTCCGCATCAACGAGCGCAACACCGGCCAGTTCGAGCGCACGCTGATCATCGCCGACAAGGGCTCCTACGTCTCCTACCTCGAAGGCTGCACCGCGCCGCAGCGCGACGAGAACCAGCTGCACGCGGCCGTGGTCGAGCTCGTCGCGCTCGACGATGCCGAGATCAAGTACTCGACGGTGCAGAACTGGTATCCCGGCAATTCGGAAGGCAAGGGCGGCATCTACAATTTCGTCACCAAGCGTGGCGACTGCCGCGGCGCCAACTCCAAGATCTCCTGGACCCAGGTCGAGACCGGATCTGCGATCACCTGGAAATATCCGAGCTGTATCCTGCGCGGCGACAACTCGCGTGGCGAGTTCTACTCGATCGCGATCTCGAACGGCTTCCAGCAGGTCGATTCCGGCACCAAGATGATCCATCTCGGCAAGAACACGTCGAGCCGGATCATCTCGAAGGGTATTGCCGCCGGCAAGTCGCAGAACACCTATCGCGGGCTCGTCACCGCGCACCGGAAAGCGACCGGCGCGCGCAACTTCACCGCCTGCGATTCCCTGCTGATCGGCGACAAATGCGGCGCACACACCGTGCCGTACATCGAAGCCAAGAACTCTTCCGCGACCTTCGAGCACGAAGCGACGACCTCGAAGATCTCCGAGGACGTGCTGTTCTACTGCGTCCAGCGCGGCCTCAGCCAGGAAGAGGCGGTCGGCCTCGTCGTCAATGGCTTCGTCAAGGACGTGCTGCAGCAACTGCCGATGGAATTCGCGGTGGAAGCGCAGAAACTGATCTCGATCTCGCTTGAAGGGTCGGTCGGCTAA
- a CDS encoding MFS transporter, whose product MDQNTPRETSKEQAGRTKHDAVRTALVILCLCFTLAVLGRGLSESFTVFLKPISESFGWDRAEVVSIYSLTWLISGLTAPLVGRLFDHSGPRIVYALGLFLLGSAFLIASQAQALWQFQLSIGLCVGIGVAFIGNVPNSILLGRWFGPRLPTAMAVVYSAMGGGVLALLPASQLLIDRLGWRETYQLFGFAALGLLVPLLLLPWRMFAAGSPHVAKKSDPDFIDSGWTLVSAMRHHAFWALFSTFFFTAVGMYAIAAQIVAYLIDAGFAPLQAATAWGFSGVVLVFGMLGVSALDGLIGRRPSVLLSYAISILGIVLLWLLQFYPNIILLTGFVVCFGSMMGSRGPLITATAMKIFRGKRVGTIFGTISIGSGLGSAFGSWSGGLIHDFTHGYDLLLVFALASVILGMIPFLIVPALRE is encoded by the coding sequence ATGGATCAGAACACGCCCAGGGAAACGTCGAAGGAACAAGCCGGACGCACCAAGCACGACGCGGTGCGCACCGCGCTCGTGATCCTCTGCCTGTGCTTCACGCTGGCTGTTCTTGGCCGCGGCCTCAGCGAGAGCTTCACGGTCTTTCTCAAGCCGATCTCCGAAAGCTTCGGTTGGGATCGCGCCGAGGTGGTCTCGATCTATTCGCTCACCTGGCTCATCAGCGGACTGACCGCGCCGCTGGTCGGGCGCCTGTTCGATCATTCCGGTCCGCGCATCGTCTACGCGCTCGGACTGTTCCTGCTTGGCTCGGCCTTCCTGATCGCGAGCCAGGCGCAGGCGCTCTGGCAATTCCAGCTCTCGATCGGATTGTGCGTCGGCATCGGCGTCGCCTTCATCGGCAATGTACCGAACTCGATCCTGCTCGGCCGCTGGTTCGGGCCGCGGCTGCCGACCGCCATGGCGGTGGTCTATTCGGCGATGGGCGGCGGCGTCCTGGCGCTGCTTCCGGCTTCGCAGCTCCTGATCGACCGTCTCGGCTGGCGCGAGACGTATCAGCTGTTCGGCTTCGCCGCGCTCGGCTTGCTCGTGCCGCTGCTGCTCCTGCCCTGGCGCATGTTCGCGGCGGGCTCACCGCACGTCGCCAAGAAAAGCGATCCGGACTTCATCGACAGCGGCTGGACACTCGTCAGCGCGATGCGCCATCATGCGTTCTGGGCGCTGTTCTCGACCTTCTTCTTCACCGCCGTCGGCATGTACGCGATCGCCGCGCAGATCGTGGCCTACCTGATCGATGCCGGATTTGCGCCGCTGCAGGCTGCAACCGCCTGGGGGTTCTCCGGCGTCGTGCTGGTGTTCGGCATGCTCGGGGTCTCCGCGCTGGACGGGCTGATCGGGCGCCGGCCATCGGTGCTGCTGAGCTACGCGATCTCGATCCTCGGCATCGTCCTGCTCTGGCTCTTGCAGTTCTATCCGAACATCATCCTGCTCACCGGTTTCGTCGTTTGCTTCGGCAGCATGATGGGCTCGCGTGGTCCGCTGATCACCGCCACCGCGATGAAGATCTTTCGCGGCAAACGCGTCGGCACCATTTTCGGCACCATCTCGATCGGCAGCGGGTTGGGTTCGGCCTTCGGCTCATGGAGCGGCGGCCTCATCCACGACTTCACCCACGGCTACGATCTGTTGCTCGTCTTCGCACTTGCGAGCGTGATCCTCGGGATGATTCCATTCCTGATCGTCCCCGCCTTGCGGGAGTAG